The genomic stretch CATAGCTCGTCTCACGATGCATTGATCGATATTGACGGGGACGTTCACGCTGGCTCGCCACCAACCCCTGGCGGATTCAGACGGCGCATGACTACCACCGCACTTGAAGATGTCTGTTTCCCACACGAGGCCATGTCTGAAATGGGTCACGAGGATTACATGAACACCCCAACGACTGGCGAGCCCACGAGCCGTCGGAGACGCCGTCGCTGGCCTGATCTCGATGTATTGCAGGCTTGGGCGCATGAGGAGAAGGAACAGCGGACCATCGAGGGTATGCGCATGCGCAAGGTCAGCGAACCATTGATGGTAGAAGGCCGACTGCGTCCGAAACGGCGTGTCTGGCACCGCGAGGCGAGCGACGCTCCCTACCGGTTCACCTACTTTAACGAAACTTTTGACAACACGATTCATAGCCAGAGTATCAGCGAGCTCCTCCAACCTGGGCAGAACTTCAGGAACCTGTTCGTCCCTGATCCCCCAGTTTTGGACGATGACAGCGATTCCGAGTCCGATGCCGAGGACGATATGCTACACTCTGGTGCCAACGGACACACTTCACGGGCAACAACACGATCAACTTCAAAGGGCGAGAGCAAAAACTCTTCGGGTGAACAGACTCGGTCCACAACACCACGCCCTGTTCCATCCAAGCCTAGTGAAGAGAAGCCGAAGCGTTATGGCCCTCGACCCGCCTGGTGGCTGGATGTCATGTCGCCAACGGAGACGGAAATGAAGGTCATTTCTAAGACGTTTGGCATCCACCCGCTGACATCGGAGGATATCTTGATGCAAGAGCAGCGTGAAAAGGTAGAGCTTTTCAAGCACTACTACTTCATCAACTACCGGACTTTCGAGCAAGACGAAAATAGCGAAGACTATCTAGAGCCCGTCAACCTCTACGTGGTCGTGTTCAGAGAAGGCGTCATAAGCTTTCACTTTTCCATGACACCCCACCCTGCCAATGTCCGTCGTCGTATTCGTCAACTTTCGGATTATCTTGTGCTATCACCTGATTGGATCTCATATGCCATCATCGACGATATCACGGATGCATACGCGCCCATGATCCAGAAGATTGAAGAAGAAGTTGACGACATCGACGAGGCGATATTACGTCTTCACTCTAGCGAAGAGGAGCAAGAGGCAGAGAAGGAAAAATCCTACAGCTACAACAACCCGCATTACAAGGAGCCACCTGAGATCAAGTCGCAGCAGGAAAGTGGACGAGACATGTTGCGCCGGGTTGGCGAGTGCAGGAAGAAGGTTATGAGTCTCTACCGCTTGTTGGGCAACAAGGCCGACGTCATCAAGGGTTTCGCGAAGAGGTGTAACGAGCAATGGGATATCGCTCCTCGCAACGAGATTGGCATGTATCTTGGGGATATCCAGGATCATATTGTTACCATGACGGGTAACTTGAGTCACTACGAGAAGTAAGTTTTGAGCTGCAAGTGTTGAGGTACAGACTAATTGGGAATTCAGTCTCCTTTCGCGTGCTCACAGCAACTACCTCGCCCAGATTAACATTCGGATGAATGAACGTCAAGAGAAGACGTCTGACATCCTGGGTAAGCTTACCGTGCTTGGCACCATCGTCCTACCGATGAATGTTGTGACTGGTATCTGGGGTATGAACTGGTGAGTCAAATGTTGGCACTTTGTATGATGTTGTGCTGACCAAGCTAGTCTCGTTCCCGGTCAGGATATCGAGAACCTCAACTGGTTCTGGTGCATTACTGGAGGCCTCATTACCTTTGGTCTGGCATGCTACTTTATTGCCAAGCGCGTCTATGGCATCGTCTAATTGTGCAGCTAGACGATCAAGCGTGGAGTTGCCAGGTGTTGGAAATAAACAACAATGTACACGTGACGTTTTTTTTCTTGTTGAGTTGTTCACTGCGCATGGTTTCTGGTGTCGTGGACGGACTAGGCCTTGGACCAAGATTGTAATTCCTGCTGTTGTTTGTAACATCACTTTCTAGTGTAATTAAATGATTCCCATCTAGCTGTGAGCAACAATAATGAAGCGTTTGCTCGTCGTATACCGGTCAGTATCTGACGTTGGACGGGAGCTGAGCTGTGCATGCAGAAATGCCGCCTGTCGCATGGCTGATTTTCGGAACATGTACCGTGTGGAAGTGTTTGATGGAGAGAAATCGACAGGCATTCACCGGTAAATATCGGGCGTTCCACGGAGTGATGGTTTGGTTGGGAACGAAGAGTGTTTGCTACCTCATGCCCAGGTCTGTCTAGGTAGTGCTTCGGGTATAGTAGCACTGAAGGCACGGTCTAGTTACCTAAGAGAATCGGAAAGAGCCATGTCGATATATTGTGAGGCTCTCCGTCTTACCCTCAACCGGCTCCAAGTAGGTAGAGAGTGGGTTCTGGAGTCAGTCTTCCCGAGACTCTTCCGGGTGGTGTTTCCTGTAAAAGGCTCGATTCTGGGCGTGTTCTGGCTGTTTGCTCCGATCGAAGAACTGGGCAGGGTGCATGGTAGGATAAACGACGGCAGGGTGGACCTGGGCGATGTTGGGTTGCTTCACTTTGGGTCGAGTCACAGGCATCAGGACATTGTGAGCCCCCAAGGCGCAGTCGGTGGCATGTTCGGTGGGCATGAGTCGTGTGTCAGGCGCTGAGCAGCATGAGCACCGTCACATGCGGGGCTATGCGTGCAAGCGATGGCGCCATGTCCGGTGAGTCCACAAAAAGAAGTTTCTAGCGAATGTGACAGCTTGCAGGCAGTAGTTCGCATGATGTGCCTTGTGTGATGTGCGCGCCCTCCCGCTCTACTCAACGTGTAGGGCTGCGACGGCGCACAGTGAGAGAAGCGTCTACGGGCAAGACGTCAGGCAAACGCCGACTATATCTGCCCTACTAGGTACCGCCACTCACAAGATACAGCCAAGGGCACACAGTCTGGTGTTTTTTTTTTGCCCGCCTTGCTCGGCACCCAATCCGTTGAGTGACGTCACCGTCAGTCGAGAACCTGCCTGGACAGCCGCGTGCGCTATTCCTGACACTTAACGTCGTCTACCCTTCTTCAGTCTACTGTACTCTCTTATTACCCCACCTCTCGCTGCTTGTCGTAGCCGCAGCCCGCTTTCCCATAGATTGTGAGCATTGTCCATCGACATCGACATCGACATCAAAGCGACTGGTGGAGTAGGCGAGTACTCGACATCTCCATATCTATATTGCAGAGCACCCGCTTCCAGGCATCATATCACCCTACTGCTTGGACTTGCACCATACCAACACGCCACCATGTCGGTCATCTACAAGAGAAGTGAGCGCGATCGCGAGTGGGAGACGACGTCGTCGCGCGCAGGAGGAGGCTCAGGCGCTGGCTATACCACCGTCAGGCGCTACAAAGTCCCCGATCACAGTCTCGAGGAAGACACGTACGAATCCGAGATGCGCCTCGTCCACCGCGGCCGTGACGACTTTGACGAGCGCCGCTCAGTCAAGGAGTACGCCGTCGAGCGAGACACACAGCCTGTGCGTGAAGTGAGGCACTACCGTTACGCCGAGCGCGAACCATCGCCGGTACGCTCCGAGTATCGCATCCAGCGTGAATACGAGCGCGAGTACGAGCGTGAGCCATCACCGGCACGCACCGAGATTCGCATCTCGCGAGACTACGAGCGCGACCACGAAATCTTTCCGAGGGAGCACCAACCTTACGAACTTGAAAAGTACTCTAGATCCACTGAGTACTTCCGCCCCGAACCCCAGCCTCAGCCCCAAGCCCCTCCCCAGTCCATCTACATTCGCAATGAAGCCCCTCAGCCCATGCAGATGCAGATGCAGCCTATCATCATCCGGGAGGAGGCCCCTCAACCTATCATTATCCGCGAGCGCATTACAGAGCCCGCATATGAGTTGGTCGAGCGTACTGAAGAAGATAGACAGGTTGCCCGGCCCGCTCGCCAAGAGGAAGACTACTATTACGAACGCCGTGTCAAGGAAGTCGACCGCGGCCGTTATGATGACCGTTACGAAGACCGCTGGGGTGATAGGGCTTACTACAGCGACGATGACATCTATATCCATAAGGAAAAGGATACATGGGGAGGAAGCGAGACCCACACCAAACGTGACGTCGCTGCAGGCGCACTTGCTGGGGTTGCTGCAGGCCAGATCATTAGGCATCATCGCAAGAGGAAAGGTGAAGCCGCTGGAGGCAGTATCGGAAATGCCCTTGGCTACGGGACCCTGGGTGCTGTGAGCGCTGTGGCTCTTGACAGGTTCAATAACCGTTCTAGGTCTCGGTCCATGTCTTCAGAGCGGGGTAGGGGCGGTCGACGCACAAAGTCCCGCCATCGCAGCAAGTCGAGGGTAAAGGAGCTAGGTACGCTTGCCGCCATCGCAGGTGTTGGAGCTCTAGCCTACGCTGCAGGTCAGAGGAACAAAAAGGGCAAAGAAGAGACAGTCACAATCATAGAAGATCgtcaccaccaccaccatcaccgaaGCAAGTCACGGCACCGGAGCAAGTCGCACTCTAGAAGGAGCCGAAGGAGATCAAGGTCCGTTGTCGGATCTGATAGGGGTAGGTCTCGTAGTACGAGCAAGCACCTAGACCCCAAGCATCGCAACGACCGAGCAGCACAGGTTGGACTCGCCAGTGCTGCTGTCGCTGGTCTTGTTGAACGCCGACGCAGCAAGTCTCGAAAGCGAGAGGGCAAACGCTCGCCCAGCAAGGCCCGACAAGGCGTACCGATCGCTGCTGCTGGTCTCACTGGCGCAGCGGTTACTGGCCTGTATGAGAAACACAAGGCTAAGAAGGAAGCTAGGGCGGCATCGCGGTCCAAATCAAGGTCGCGCTCAAGAACGAGGTCAGTGATCTCCCGCCTTACCGGGCGCAGCCGTAGCAGGCGTGGAAGTACAGTGAGTGAACCAGTCTTAGTAGAGTATGGCGGTGATCCGATATACACCGACCATCCGTCTAGAAGTCGGAGCCGAAGCCGAAGCCGCGATCGGAGCCGTTCGCACCGTagtcgacgacgacgaagctcttcttcttcttcgggGGGTCGACGCGGCAGTCGGAGCCGAAGCCGGAGCAAGAGCCGGGCAAGAACTGTCGCAGAAACGGCGGCGGTAGCTGGCGTTGCTGGCTTAGCTGCACATGAGGCAGCGAAAAGAAGAGACCGTAAGAAGGCCGAAAAGGAAGCCGAACGACGACGTGAGTCCACCCCTCGCCCGTACCGAAATTAGCATACTCAGACAGTCATAGGCGAAGAGGACACAGCCTATTCCACTAGCACCTACAGCCCCTACGATAGCCCTACGTCGTCCACTGCCCACCCCGACGACTCTCGCTACTTTCCCGAGACAAACTACTTTCCCCCTCCGCCCAGCGCGCCAGTAGATCATAACCCTAATAACCCCTACCCACCTTATAACCCAGCAGACTATCCTCCGGGCCCGCAAAGCACATACGAGCCCAACCATCCCTCACAATTCGTCAATCCGCCACACAACGATTTGCACCCTGGAAACCCATATGCGCCTCCACAACAGCAACAGGACTTTTACTATGGCCAGCCGCGACACCCGGATGATAATGTGAGTGCTCCAGTCCCTGATCATGGCGCTAAAGAGCACTACAATACTGCGCGTGGTGGGTTGAGGCCGCTGCCAGCCCATGGTATTAGACTAGCTGCTGATACATAAACAGGTCCGCCGGTAGTCGAGAAGTCACGTAGTTCCAGCAAGTCCCGAGGCTCCAGCTCAGCTCCCGAGGAAGAGAAGAGTGTCAAGTTCGATCTGAACCCACAAGAGGAACCCGCACGCGAGTCTACTCCTGAGAGTGACCATGAAGACCGAGACAATCACGAGAATAGCCGATCCAGACGTCGCAGTAATGACGATCGCTCTGACATGTCAAACGAGTCTGGCAGGGAGCGAAAAAGACACCATCGGGACGAGTCCCCTGGCTCGGATGCGTCGGATGCTACTATTGAACTTCCACCTCGTTTCGATGAGCGGGGACGCGAGAGGGATGTGGATCCATTGGCGGACAACTTGGAACGCGTCTTACAAAGCATATTCCGATAATAATTTCTCTTCTTTTGATTCTCCTTTGGTTGACTTGTTTTACTTCACCATTCAACTCTTTCCTTAGTAATTTCTTTGTTACGGGCGTTCTGATGTGGTTCAATGCAAAATAACGACAGCAGCCCGGGTGCCACAAAGCACTTGACACACCTAGGGGGGAAAGGCCATTGTAATCACCAGACACGCCTATTAGGTGTCAAGCATTTTATGACACCCATATGACAGCATGGTATCATGAGCATGATTGGTTGGTATTTTGATGTTTTAATGCGTAATGACTTGTTCGTTGGATAACCTAGTAATAATTCTCTATTAAAGCGGAATTCGTTTCTTCTTTTGACCGTGTAAAAAAGCAAACATAATAATCTCTTTCGTTTCGTTATTAGGCGGGTGAAGCATAGTACTCACGCTTCAGAAACTCGTAGATGTGATTACCCTCGTCATAGTCATCAGTGTAAGCATTGATCTTCCTGAGCCTATCACCACACTCTTGCAGACTCTGGCACTGTCATCTATTAGCGTCTGAACCAAATCAGTCCAGTGTAGGAAAACCTACCATATCCGGATCATGTCTCGCGTACTCGAAGAATGCGGCGAACTTCTTGATGTAATCCGGTGTATGAAGATTGTTCTTCAGATTGCGTAGTGCATCGCACGCGTAACTACCTCTCGTTAGTACCCcattattattattattattatcATCCAGTTCCACATACCCCTTGACTGTTCCCGGAATCCCCTTCTCCCTCACAGCATCCACCACAATCTTGGCCGACGCAACACGATCCGCATGTTCCAGCTGCACATCATCCGTGTCCGTCACCGAAAATGAATCAACATAGTCTAACACGCGGATATCTTTTGCACGTCTGAACCCAAGGATGGTAGCAACGACATCCTTGAGTTCAGCAACCGTATACCTATTCCTCCCGTCTGTGGAAGAGATGGCCGGGATATCCGCGCTGTACAATTTCTTCAGCGTCTCTTTGCCGTACGCCTGGTAGCCTTGACCGTAAAAGGTGCTGCTTTCTGGGAGACGCAGGTACAATATCTGAGCGTTTTTTAGGCCTAGGAGAGGAGAGGTGGCAATGCTATGATTGCCGATTTGAATGGTTGTGGCAGTAGCAgtggcagcagcagcagaagaagaagaagaagaagccaaaCCACTCATGTTCCAATATGCAGCTTCCAGCCCACGCTCAAGCTGCAACATACGAGATTCATTAGCTGCCTCGCCACCGGTATCTGCATTGAAGACAACGGTAGTGACGCATTTGAAGACGAAGAGGTCGTGCAGGAGATCTGGGTTCTGAAACAACAGGCCGTCCACTGTGTGGGCGGTGAAGTAGACGGAGCCACTGTTCTGTGTTAGTTTGCCTGCCTTGTAAAGATTCAAGGTGCTAGATGTTGAACTTACCCGGTGCAGGGAAATGGCGATGTTGGGGTTGAGGCAAGCGCACTTGTCAAGAGAACTGCCAGAAGAATGGCCAGGAACGAGACGCGAAGTCGCGCGAGCATGTTGACGCGTTGGCAATGATGGTGACTGGGGGATGATGGGGTGTGGGGCGAGTGAGGTGTGAAAGTAGAAGATGAGGTTTGTCGGAGATGTTGCCTGATCTTAGAAGACAGGAGGGAAGGTGCGTCGGCTGGGCGACTTTATTCTCACTCTCACACGGCAGGCGCGACCCAACACGTGATTTTTGTTGGCGGCAACAATGATTACTCATTGATCGTTAAGAGTCTTGTTGCTTCTCTCTCTCGTCCTAGAAACATCAATATTGCAAGCCTGGCAGGTAAAGATGAGCTCCGGTTTGTATGAAAGAACACCTTTGAATAAGATCAAGCTTGCTTCGAAGGATACAAAGACAAATCCTTCTTCGCCATGAGTGGAGTTTGGAGATATTGTACACGGAAAAAGAATGTAGCTGGAATAGAGGAAATAAGCCATATGCTTTGATGAGATTGCTACATGATAAAGCTAGCAAGGAATCAATCGTATCAGATTGACTCAACACTTGCTTGCCTACCTTTGTCCCACTTGTTAAGGATACATAGATGCGTATGTACTGGATGCTGTCCCCACTCCAACCCAAACTCCAACAACAAAAATGCAAACAAGCCAACCACATCACTCATTCACTCAAAATCCTTCTTCCACCCAGTCTTCCTCTTGGTATCAAACTCGTTCTGGCTCAACCTCCTCGCCTCACTGGAGAAGCCACAACCATTCTTTCCCGTACTCGCGGGTGAAAGCGGCGGCGTAATACTAGCCTCGCTATTCGTGCCCGCTGAAGCTGCCGCGGCCTCCTTTGCCGCCTCCTCGGCCTCCCACGTGCGTCGCTTGGCTAGCATAGCTTCGAGTTTGGGATCAACGCCGGAGCGTTCCGGCACAGGCGGCGGTGCCTTTCTGGGCCCTGGCGTCTTCCTTAGACCACCCGCCACTGGTCGGTTACTGTTACCACCAGCATCGGTGTTCGCCAAGGCAGTGGGTACAGGCGTGATGTTTGTCTGGCCTTTGAGTTCTCTGACGAGGGGGACGTCCGAGGCGGATATGGCGCTGCCTAGACGGACCATGGGCGAGGGCCCACTGGGACACAGTTTGCCTGGTGTTGGGGGTTGAGCAGGGAGATCTTGGGATTCATGGATAGGCATTGCGCGGGTGCCAAGGGTGAAACGACCGATTTTCTGGTCGCCGACGGCAGGGAGAGAGTAGTTTATTTCTTTCCTGGGGGAAATGGGCGTTGGTTTGGGGCGGAGCGAGGGGGCTGGACCGGGGACAGCTGGCGGTGTGGCGGGTGGAGAAGGAGGGGAGGCGAGGGCTCTTAGGGCACGTTGGGTGTCTGCGTCTTCCTGTTGTTTGCGGAGAGCGGCTTCTTGGATTGTTTTCTCCTTTTGCATTTTGGCATCACGGTCCATTTGCTCCTTGACGAGGCGGTCGTAGTCTGCTTTTGCTTGGCGCTCGGCTTCGCGGGCGCGCTGGCGTTCTGCTTCACGGAGGTCCTCGTCGCGTGCAGTTTGCTCGGCCAGACGACGTTTTTCTTCGATTGCCCGCGTTCGTTCTTCGATGGCGGCGAGCTCTCGCTCGTGCTCGCGGAGACGTTCTGCGCGAGCCTTTATCTCGGCGAGCCGGCGTTGTTCTTCGCGCTCTATCTCTGCTTCTTGTTCTCGAAGACGCTGCTCGCGGGCTTTCTTGTCGGCGAGACGTCTTTGCTCTTCTTCCATTTCTTGCTGTCTTTCACGTTCTTCGCGGGCTTTCTTCTCAGCGAGACGTCGctcttcttccttcttctGCCGCGCTCtctcctgctcctgctcctgctgtcTTAGACGCTCAGCTCGCTCTCTCTCCTCGGCAACACGTCTGCTCTCCTCGAGTCTCTCCTGCTCCCTCTGGCGTTCCTCACGTGCTCTTATCTCAGCTTGTCGtctctcctcgtcttcccTCTCTTGCTCCCTTTGGCGTTCCTCAAAGGCCTTCTCAGCCGCAAGACGTCTCATCTCATCGTCCCTCTCCTGTTCCCGTTGGAGTTCTGCAAGAGCTTTTTCAGCAGCTTGGCGTCTCTCCTCAGCCTGGCGCTTGGCCTCCCTTTTCCGCGCCTGCTGCTCCCTCTCGTGCTCCCTGTGGAGATCGTCGAGGGCTTTCTTCTCAGCAAGACGCTTCTTCTCAGCCTCTCTGCGGTTCCTGTCAAACAGCTCCTGTTCGCCACGACGTAGTTGTTCTTCTGCCTCTTTGGCATCTTTGAGGCTCTGTTCTCTCCATCTCTCGTTCTCGCGGCGCATGgcgtcttcttctctttcacGTGACAGCTGAAGACATCTGTTACAAATACCATTGCGGTCCCATGTTTTTATTGTGAAACGATCTCGGTTATTTGGGTTGTCACGGTCGCAGGCCACTTTTGTTTTTTGAAAGTAGGGGCAGTTGTGTGTGTCGACATGGTCTTCCTGCGGGTGTCCACACTCGAGTGTGGCAATTGTAAACCTGCACATTTAGGGCGAGggtatgtgtgtgtgtttgTGAATGACGTATTGGACAAATAACAAATGGTTCGAAAGAGTGGTCGGTCAGTGTAGGCAGCGGGGTATGGGGGGAGAGTTGTTGAGGGAGAAATTTGGAGAACTAAGACAATAGTAAATGCTACTTATATGTCGTCAACGCTGACCGCTACAAGGCCCTAGTGAAGCGGATGCGGAGATGGAACCCGTGTACACGTAGCTGCAGCATGTGACGTTATGTGCGAGGCTGGAAACAGAGAGAAAAGTTGCTAATCGTGTGAAGACGGCGATTTGGCACTGCAAACTTCGATACAACTCATCAAACAGGGAGGAATTTTAGCACGCAGAGCGCGCGAATGAGGCGAGCACGCATGTAGGCTTGCAGCATCACTCAGCCTACGACACCACAGAGACACCGTTCTTGTGCGTTATTTAGTCGACCGGCTCGCACTTCCCAACGGTTTGGGATCGCAAGGTGCACCCAGCTCTTGTGGTGGCAGACCCACATGCATCCGACGTGGTAGACCGCTGTAGGCGCATTCCCTTAGCATGTCTGATGTTGAGTAGCGAGTTGCTTTGCCCAGCAGCTAGCCCCCAAACGCTGACAGCGAAGACATGGACCCGCATCTGGAGTGTCAGCTTTGATCGGAAAAGACGATGAAGGCTACGAGCAGTGGGTGAGGGGCGGCTGTAAGGCAAGAGATGAGTGTGTCGGTGGAGAGAGCTACGTGGCGGCCCTCTGCCGGACCGGGCATGGCGCGCTGCACCAAGCGTGGCATGAGAAATGCAGCTTGCGAGACTTGTTTGAACCATACTGATGGAAACGGGCGATGAGGTGATCAGTCACGGGATATAGCCAAGCGGGACGTCGCAGTCCCAAGAAGCACGTCAAGACGGGACCAAAAGGACACTGGCGATTGGGAAGTGGGAAGTAACCAAGTACACAAGTACAACATGTTAGTGGATATGGTGACGTCGACCAATCAGACCTAGTTGATTGCAATAATCCCTGTACGGTCTTGGCGATATCCGGATGAGCTTCATCGTTGACCATGTCCATCCAACGCCATATCCGCGTCCAGCACCCCCACACATCCCACCATGGCCTCGAGACTCGTGCCCTTTGCCTGTAGAGTAGTCCCGCGTGTCTCGCGACCGTTCCAGAGGGCCCAATGGCGAG from Pyrenophora tritici-repentis strain M4 chromosome 1, whole genome shotgun sequence encodes the following:
- a CDS encoding CorA, Mg2+ and Co2+ transporter; the encoded protein is MASNPSGSVGAASGPGNGATSGGPSYAAAAASGQDAGPSSAPPKKKKTHRGGKKRRNRRQSFAAGTELAQGDSMDERPSLANVASHGQSRGSNGFYRTHSNLSNTSLESEALLDHREQPTIRTRRPSVPAGSMYQPRVSQSNANPPPRFQPRSPNATFGRSRLSHTPEQAEQSDGDDYMDDRTPLMTSSVRDIRVGTSYGSSSRARRASKTSLPSPKRMTMPEHRPDMFTQHHHSATNLNDYDVNNPPSVPTSPTFEASAGLDDVMLPTDLDHLSDTERPHSSSHDALIDIDGDVHAGSPPTPGGFRRRMTTTALEDVCFPHEAMSEMGHEDYMNTPTTGEPTSRRRRRRWPDLDVLQAWAHEEKEQRTIEGMRMRKVSEPLMVEGRLRPKRRVWHREASDAPYRFTYFNETFDNTIHSQSISELLQPGQNFRNLFVPDPPVLDDDSDSESDAEDDMLHSGANGHTSRATTRSTSKGESKNSSGEQTRSTTPRPVPSKPSEEKPKRYGPRPAWWLDVMSPTETEMKVISKTFGIHPLTSEDILMQEQREKVELFKHYYFINYRTFEQDENSEDYLEPVNLYVVVFREGVISFHFSMTPHPANVRRRIRQLSDYLVLSPDWISYAIIDDITDAYAPMIQKIEEEVDDIDEAILRLHSSEEEQEAEKEKSYSYNNPHYKEPPEIKSQQESGRDMLRRVGECRKKVMSLYRLLGNKADVIKGFAKRCNEQWDIAPRNEIGMYLGDIQDHIVTMTGNLSHYENLLSRAHSNYLAQINIRMNERQEKTSDILGKLTVLGTIVLPMNVVTGIWGMNCLVPGQDIENLNWFWCITGGLITFGLACYFIAKRVYGIV
- a CDS encoding Trichoplein multi-domain protein, whose amino-acid sequence is MRRENERWREQSLKDAKEAEEQLRRGEQELFDRNRREAEKKRLAEKKALDDLHREHEREQQARKREAKRQAEERRQAAEKALAELQREQERDDEMRRLAAEKAFEERQREQEREDEERRQAEIRAREERQREQERLEESRRVAEERERAEPREERERQQEMEEEQRRLADKKAREQRLREQEAEIEREEQRRLAEIKARAERLREHERELAAIEERTRAIEEKRRLAEQTARDEDLREAERQRAREAERQAKADYDRLVKEQMDRDAKMQKEKTIQEAALRKQQEDADTQRALRALASPPSPPATPPAVPGPAPSLRPKPTPISPRKEINYSLPAVGDQKIGRFTLGTRAMPIHESQDLPAQPPTPGKLCPSGPSPMVRLGSAISASDVPLVRELKGQTNITPVPTALANTDAGGNSNRPVAGGLRKTPGPRKAPPPVPERSGVDPKLEAMLAKRRTWEAEEAAKEAAAASAGTNSEASITPPLSPASTGKNGCGFSSEARRLSQNEFDTKRKTGWKKDFE